The following are encoded in a window of Nakamurella sp. A5-74 genomic DNA:
- a CDS encoding DUF6226 family protein, translated as MNSYVRPVIETPASRDAAGQVIEYGRRWWPGSPPDETYSVDTHPERFAPLHIVADALIAHLRAAHDVEITDSVEVAADLIHPVPGVVRAARIRPNNPACATLTFVFTPYPGVVVHAGLLHDFHYPVCGCDACDSTWEVEADQLEEQVLATVEGHYTERIESGLRPKVQFTLTGPRAGMSGGFRATDLPRERVKAARPVLRDLVEGWSAWPGGPANRSPN; from the coding sequence GTGAACTCCTACGTCCGTCCGGTGATCGAGACGCCGGCGTCGCGTGATGCAGCCGGTCAGGTCATCGAGTACGGACGGCGGTGGTGGCCGGGGTCTCCGCCCGACGAAACCTACTCGGTGGACACCCACCCGGAGAGGTTCGCGCCGCTCCACATCGTGGCCGATGCCCTCATCGCTCATCTACGGGCCGCTCACGACGTCGAGATCACTGACAGTGTCGAAGTGGCGGCGGATCTGATCCATCCGGTCCCCGGGGTGGTGCGGGCAGCACGGATCCGACCGAACAACCCGGCCTGCGCAACGCTGACATTCGTGTTCACCCCCTACCCAGGTGTCGTCGTACACGCCGGGCTGTTGCACGACTTCCACTACCCCGTATGTGGTTGTGACGCATGCGATTCGACCTGGGAGGTCGAGGCAGACCAGCTCGAGGAGCAGGTGCTCGCAACTGTCGAAGGGCACTACACGGAGCGCATCGAGTCGGGGCTCCGTCCAAAGGTGCAGTTCACGCTCACGGGACCACGTGCAGGAATGTCCGGCGGATTTCGCGCCACAGACCTTCCTCGTGAGCGAGTGAAGGCGGCGAGGCCCGTCCTGCGCGACCTGGTCGAGGGTTGGAGCGCGTGGCCCGGGGGACCTGCGAACCGGTCACCGAACTGA
- the lepB gene encoding signal peptidase I: MNEPEATSCTDDGAILRGAVLRNGRCDTDAVKAPSEDDLSTSGSQDPEHEGAGSGDDAGTPTATAQRDRDEHGRAVASLRERNARRSGTGKKRPWWIEVPLLLITAFLLTFLIQTFLFKVYYVPSSSMDPTLHGALVGGDRIVANKIVYDFSDPKPGDVVVFRGPDRWAAEVIAIPGPTSILGKIGRTLGSVVGIAPAKEKDFVKRVIAVGGQTVECCDPQGRIKVDGVPIIEPYVAAGNEIPFTPGVDDCSRPLPSHRCFLPVKVPAGVLWVMGDNRRNSGDSTAGCQNNTPSSGCQGPVPIENVIGKAIVVILPVSRWHTLGDPGTDQRGG; the protein is encoded by the coding sequence ATGAATGAGCCCGAGGCAACCTCCTGCACGGACGACGGCGCCATCCTTCGTGGTGCGGTCTTGAGGAACGGTCGATGCGACACCGATGCGGTCAAGGCGCCCTCAGAAGACGATCTCTCCACGTCCGGGTCACAGGATCCCGAGCACGAAGGAGCCGGATCCGGTGACGACGCAGGCACACCGACAGCTACTGCTCAGCGTGATCGAGACGAGCACGGACGAGCTGTCGCAAGCCTGCGGGAAAGGAATGCGCGGCGCAGCGGGACGGGGAAGAAGCGACCTTGGTGGATCGAAGTTCCGCTGCTGCTGATCACTGCGTTCCTGTTGACGTTCTTGATCCAGACGTTCTTGTTCAAGGTCTACTACGTGCCGTCTTCCTCCATGGATCCGACCCTGCACGGAGCCCTGGTCGGCGGTGACCGAATCGTGGCGAACAAGATCGTCTACGACTTCAGTGATCCGAAACCGGGTGACGTCGTCGTGTTCCGCGGCCCTGACCGATGGGCAGCGGAAGTCATCGCGATCCCAGGTCCGACAAGCATCCTCGGCAAGATCGGTCGGACACTGGGCTCCGTGGTCGGAATTGCCCCGGCCAAGGAGAAGGACTTCGTCAAGCGCGTGATCGCTGTCGGTGGGCAGACCGTGGAGTGCTGTGATCCCCAGGGACGTATCAAGGTCGACGGCGTACCGATCATCGAGCCCTACGTGGCGGCGGGTAACGAGATCCCGTTCACCCCTGGTGTCGACGACTGCTCCAGGCCGCTGCCCTCCCACCGGTGCTTCCTGCCCGTCAAGGTTCCCGCAGGCGTGCTGTGGGTGATGGGCGACAACCGGCGCAACTCAGGCGACTCCACCGCTGGCTGCCAGAACAACACTCCGAGCAGCGGATGTCAGGGACCTGTCCCCATCGAGAACGTCATCGGCAAGGCGATCGTCGTCATCCTGCCCGTCTCCCGCTGGCACACCCTGGGCGATCCGGGCACCGACCAGCGCGGTGGCTGA
- a CDS encoding IS1380 family transposase has protein sequence MSKSTSLYPRVRVDRSASGVVSHAGSVLLTATAARIGLDRALSQALAPWRPRLAVHDPGKVVVDLAVSMAVGGDCLADIGVLRAEPGLFGLVASDPTVSRTIDRLAADADNVLAAIGAATAVVRQQVWALRGEGSPIHGACAERPVIIDLDATLVTAHSEKEHAAATYKKGFGFHPLLAFIDHGPGGTGEAAAGVLRAGNAGANTAADHLTVIRQALVQLPFGPQPGRKVLIRTDGAGGTHEVLEWLTRRRLQYSVGFGLNTGHEAKIRALPAAAWTPAYDAGGVQREGAWVTDVTGVLDLNGWPAGMRVIVRAERPHPGAQLRFTDLDGNRLTAFATNTSRGQLPDLELRHRRRARCEDRIRNAKDTGLRNFPLHDFTQNRIWLAIVLLAGQLTAWLQLLALHDTTAAVWEPKRLRLRLFATAGRIARHARRTHLRLPLHAPWAHLLTAAIDRLRPAPT, from the coding sequence GTGTCGAAGTCTACCTCGTTGTATCCGCGGGTCCGTGTTGATCGGTCCGCGTCGGGTGTGGTGTCCCATGCCGGTTCGGTGTTGCTGACCGCGACGGCGGCCCGGATCGGTTTGGATCGGGCGTTGTCGCAGGCGCTGGCGCCGTGGCGGCCGCGGTTGGCGGTGCACGACCCGGGCAAAGTCGTGGTGGATCTGGCCGTGTCGATGGCGGTGGGCGGTGATTGTCTGGCCGACATCGGGGTGTTGCGGGCCGAGCCGGGCCTGTTCGGGTTGGTGGCGTCGGATCCGACGGTGTCGCGGACCATCGATCGGCTCGCGGCGGACGCGGATAACGTTCTTGCTGCGATCGGCGCGGCGACAGCTGTGGTGCGGCAACAGGTGTGGGCGCTGCGCGGTGAGGGGTCCCCGATCCACGGCGCGTGCGCGGAGCGGCCGGTGATCATCGATCTGGATGCAACGTTGGTGACCGCGCACTCCGAGAAGGAACACGCAGCGGCGACCTACAAGAAGGGTTTCGGGTTCCATCCGCTGCTGGCGTTCATCGACCACGGGCCCGGCGGGACCGGTGAAGCCGCCGCCGGTGTGTTGCGGGCCGGGAACGCCGGTGCGAACACCGCAGCCGATCACCTCACCGTGATCCGGCAAGCGTTGGTGCAGCTGCCTTTCGGTCCTCAGCCTGGCCGGAAGGTTTTGATCCGCACCGACGGCGCGGGTGGCACCCACGAGGTCCTGGAATGGTTGACCCGCCGCAGGTTGCAGTACTCGGTCGGGTTCGGTCTGAACACCGGTCACGAGGCGAAGATCCGGGCGCTGCCCGCGGCGGCGTGGACCCCGGCTTATGACGCCGGCGGTGTCCAGCGTGAGGGCGCCTGGGTCACCGACGTGACCGGCGTGTTGGACCTGAACGGCTGGCCGGCCGGGATGCGGGTGATCGTGCGGGCCGAACGCCCCCACCCCGGTGCGCAGCTGCGCTTCACCGACCTCGACGGGAACCGGCTCACCGCGTTCGCGACGAACACCAGCCGCGGGCAACTACCCGACCTGGAACTACGCCACCGCCGCCGGGCCCGCTGCGAGGACCGCATCCGCAACGCGAAGGACACCGGTCTGCGGAACTTCCCGCTCCACGACTTCACCCAGAACCGCATCTGGTTGGCGATCGTCCTACTCGCCGGGCAGCTCACCGCGTGGCTGCAACTACTGGCCCTGCACGACACCACGGCAGCTGTGTGGGAGCCGAAACGACTGCGGCTCAGGCTGTTCGCAACCGCCGGGCGCATCGCCCGACACGCCCGCCGAACCCACCTACGCCTACCCCTGCATGCGCCGTGGGCGCACCTGCTCACCGCAGCGATCGACCGACTCCGGCCAGCGCCGACCTGA